ACGCGCCGCCAAGACCGCCTATATCGACGACACCGGCAGCACGACCTACGGTGACCTGGACGAACGCGCGCGGCGCTTCGCGAGCGCGCTGCGCACGCTCGGCGTGCATTCGGAAGAGCGCGTGCTGCTCGTGATGCTCGATACCATCGCCCTACCGGTTGCCTTTCTCGGCGCGCTCTACGCGGGCGTCGTGCCGGTGGTCGCGAACACGCTGCTCACTCCCGCCGACTATGTGTACATGCTCACGCATAGCCACGCGCGCGCCGTGATCGCCTCGGGTGCGCTGGTGCAGAACGTGACGCAGGCGCTGGAGTCCGCCGAACATGACGGTTGTCAGTTGATCGTCTCGCAGCCGTGCGAAGGCGAGCCGCTTCTCGCGCCGTTGCTTGAAGAACTGATCGACGCCGCAGCGCCTGCCGCCAAAGCTGCGGCAACCGGTTGCGACGACATCGCCTTCTGGCTGTATTCATCAGGCTCGACCGGCAAACCGAAGGGCACCGTCCACACGCATGCGAACCTGTACTGGACCGCCGAGCTGTATGCGAAGCCGATCCTCGGTATCGCCGAGAGCGACGTGGTGTTCTCCGCGGCCAAGCTGTTCTTTGCGTACGGTCTCGGCAACGGCTTGACGTTCCCGCTGTCGGTCGGCGCCACGGCGATCCTGATGGCGGAGCGTCCCACCGCCGACGCGATTTTCACGCGCCTCGTCAAACATCGCCCGACGGTGTTTTACGGCGTGCCCACGCTCTACGCGAACATGCTGGTGTCGCCCAGCCTGCCTGCACGCGCCGACGTCGCAATGCGCATCTGCACGTCGGCGGGCGAAGCGTTACCGCGCGAAATCGGCGAGCGTTTCACCGCGCATTTCGGCTGCGAGATTCTCGATGGCATCGGCTCGACTGAAATGCTGCATATCTTCCTGTCCAATCGCGCGGGCGCGGTCGAGTACGGCACGACGGGCCGCCCGGTGCCGGGATACGAAGTCGAGTTGCGCGACGATGCCGGTCATGCGGTGGCCGATGGCGAAGTCGGCGACCTGTATATCAAAGGGCCGAGCGCGGCCGTGATGTACTGGAACAACCGCGAGAAGACGCGCGCGACTTTTCTCGGCGAATGGATTCGCAGCGGCGACAAGTACTGCCGGCTGGCGAACGGCTGCTATGTCTACGCAGGCCGCAGCGACGACATGCTCAAAGTAAGCGGCCAGTACGTCTCGCCCGTTGAAGTGGAAATGGTGCTGGTACAGCACGGCGCGGTGCTCGAAGCGGCGGTGGTCGGCGTCGATCACGGCGGCCTCGTCAAAACTCGCGCGTTCGTGGTGCTGAAGCGTGAATTCGCGGCCTCTGAGATACTCGCGGATGAGTTGAAGGCTTTCGTGAAGGATCGGCTCGCGCCGCATAAATATCCGCGCGATATCGTGTTCGTCGACGATCTGCCGAAGACTGCCACCGGAAAAATTCAACGCTTCAAACTGCGCGAGCAGTCATAAGGTGATTTATGCAGAACCCCGCCATTGGCAACGTTGCAGCGACCACCGCCAGCGAGTTCGCTGACTTGCCTGCTACCGCGTCGCATGGGCCGTCGCGCATCGAGTATCGCTGGGTGAATGAAGCGGTCGGCGACGCGCCGATCGCGGTCTTCCTCCATGAAGGTCTCGGTTCGATCGCGATGTGGCGCGACTGGCCGCAAGCGCTGTGCGAACGGCTCGGCATGCGCGGGCTTGTTTATTCGCGGCCCGGCTACGGACTTTCCACGCCGCGTCCGCATGAGGTGAAGTGGCCCGTCAATTTCATGACCGCGCAGGCTCGCGATATCCTGCCCGCTTTGCTCGACGCACTTCATATCGACACGCGCGAACGCCGGCGCATGTGGGTAATCGGCCATAGCGACGGCGGCTCGATCACGCTGCTGTACGCAGCGCTCCATCCGGAACAATTGGCCGGTGCGGTGGTAATTGCGCCGCATGTCTTCGTCGAAGATATTTCGGTGCAAAGCATCGCGCAGACCAAACAACTCTACGAAAGCACCGACCTGCGCAGCAAGCTCAGCCGCTATCACGCGGACGTCGATTCCGCGTTCTATGGCTGGAACGACATCTGGTTGAATCCGGCTTTCAGGCAGTGGTCGATTGCAGAAGAATTGGCATCGATCCGCAAGCCGTTGCTCGCGGTGCAAGGCCACGACGACAACTACGGCACGATGGCCCAGATCGATACGATCGCCGTACACGTGCCGCATGCGCAACGGGTCAAGCTCGACGCTTGCGGGCACTCGCCGCATCGCGATGCGCCGCAACCGCTGAACGAAGCCATTGCGGCATTCGTTTCCAACGCGGTGAGCTTTGACCATTGAGCGCATGATCGCGGCGCGTCTTCTCGACGCGCCGCGCAACAGCGCGACTGCCGGCAAACCGCTCAGATCACCGTCGACAAACCCAGCGTCAACAGCAGTCGAAGCCATCGTCGCGATCCAGGATTGACGGCCGCCCAATTCTCAACAAATACCCAAATTTCCACATCTTCACAAAAGTTACACAGGTAAGCGACTATTCTTGCGCATCGCTGACCTGGGCACATGGATGCCCTGGCGCATCTTCCCCGTGCCGGAGACATTGCCATGTCTGTTGTGTCGAACCCGTCGATTACCTTGCATCGCAAACGTTTGGCGGCCGCACTGGCCGCCGTGTCGCTGTGCATGCTGCTCGGCGCATGCGGCAACGACGACGACAAAAACCCCGATACGCGCGCGGTTAGTTCTACCGAGAGTTCCGCCGGCGACAGCAACGCCGCCGTAGTGCTGTCGGCGAATCCGTCCTCCGCTTCACCCGCGCCCGCTGCCGTTACGATTCAAACCCCCGCACTACCTGCATCAAGCGCCGACCCGGCATGGTCCGCCGCCGCGTCGACGCCGCTCGCCACACCTGTTATCCACACCGTCGACTGAGTTTCGCGCGTCACGCGACGCGCGGGCGAGTCTCGCGTGTTGCGTGCATCGTTCCTTCACCGAAGATCGAAAGCCAATACCATGACATCAAAAAATCGCCGTGATTTTCTGCGCTCCGCCGCGCATGCAGCCGGGTCCGCCACCGCGCTGAGCATGCTGCCTCTGGGCATTCGCAACGCACTCGCCATTCCCGCCAACAACAAGACCGGCACGATCCGCGACGTCGAGCACATCGTCGTGCTGATGCAGGAAAACCGTTCGTTCGACCACTACTTCGGCACGCTCAAGGGCGTGCGCGGTTTTGGCGACACGCGCGCGGTCAATCTGCCGAACGGCAAGCCCGTGTGGTATCAGCCGCTCGCGGCGGATGCCGGTTATGTGCTGCCGTTCCGCCCGAGCGCGCCGAATCTGGGTCTGCAATTCCTGCAGGATCTCGCGCACGACTGGACCAGCACGCACGCGGCGTGGAACGGCGGCCGCTACGATCAATGGGTGCCCGCCAAAAGCGCCACGACGATGGCCTATTTCACGCGCGAGGACATTCCGTTTCACTATCAACTCGCCGACGCCTTCACGATCTGCGACGCGTACCACTGCTCGCTGATGGGACCGACGGACCCGAACCGCTATTACATGTGGAGCGGCTGGGTCGGCAACGACGGCAGCGGCGGCGGCCCGGTGATCGACAACTCCGAACTCGGCTACGGCTGGTCCACCTATCCCGAAGTGCTGCAGAACGCGGGCATTTCGTGGAAGATCTATCAGGACATCGGCACCGGTCTCGACGCGAACGGCTCGTGGGGCTGGACGCAGAACCCGTACATCGGTAACTACGGCGACAACTCGCTGCTCTACCTCAACCAGTACCGCAACGCGCAGCCCGGCAATCCGCTTTACGACAACGCGCGCACCGGCACGAACGCGGCGAAGGGCGACGGCTACTTCGATATCCTCAAGCGCGACGTGCAGAACAACGCATTGCCGCAAGTCTCGTGGATCGTCGCGCCCGAAGCCTACTCCGAGCATCCGAACTGGCCGACGAACTACGGCGCGTGGTACATCGACCAGGTCTTGCAGATTCTCACGTCGAATCCCGAGGTGTGGAGCAAGACGGTGCTGCTGATCAACTACGACGAGAACGACGGCTTCTTCGATCACATGGTGCCGCCGTTCGCACCGTCGTCGAGCGCGAATGGTTTGTCCACCGTCGACACGAGCAACGAAATCTATCCGGGCGACGCGAAGATTCCCGCCGCCCCGTACGGACTCGGACCGCGTGTGCCGATGCTGGTGGTGTCGCCGTGGTCGAAAGGCGGCTACGTATGCTCGGAATTGTTCGACCACACGTCGGTGATCCGTTTCATCGAAAAGCGTTTCGGCCACGAGCGCAATCTCGGCGAATCGAACATCACGCCGTGGCGCCGCGCGGTGTGCGGCGATCTGATGTCGGCGTTCAACTTCAGCAACCCGAACGACGCTTTCCCGACACTGCCGGGCACGAGCGGCTACGTGCCGCCCGATCAGAACCGTCATCCGGATTACGTCCCGCTGCCGCCCGCCCTGCAGGCCGTGCCGAAGCAGGAACCCGGCGTGCGCCCTGCTCGCGCGCTGCCCTACGAGTTGTTCGTGCGCGTGCATGGCGAGGGCGCGACCAACCAGCTCACGATGCGCTTCGTCAACACGGGCCGCGCCGGCGCGGTGTTTCTCGTCTACGCCGCTCACAGTCTCGACGCGCCGCGCACCTATACGGTCGAAGCGGGCAAGCGCCTGCAGGACGTGTTGCCGTTGAACGCCGACGGCAGCTACGACTTCACCGTGTACGGTCCGAATGGCTTTCTGCGTCGGTTTGCGGGCAAGCCGGTCGCGCGCAGCTGGTGGAACGGCTCCGACATCGCGCGGCCTGAAGTTGAGGAAGGTTATGACGTCGCGAACGGCAATCTGCAATTGCGCCTGGAGAACGTGGGCAGCGCGCCTTGCCAGTTCAAAATCATCAACGCGTACGACCCGAACAATGTGATCCGGCATACGGTGCGCGGCGGCGATACCGACCAGATCTACCTCGATCTGCGTAACGCCCATGGTTGGTACGATTTGGCCATTACGGCCAATACGGATCCGCTGTTCGCGCGGCGTTTTGCCGGACACGTGGAAACCGGCAAGAGCAGCATGAGCGATCCGGCGCTGGGGAGCTAAGCCTTAGCCGAACGTTTCGGTGAAATACAGCGGCCGCTGCGATGAAGAACGCAGTGGCCGTTTTTTCTTGCGCCATCCTTAGCCCTTGCGCCGAGCAACGTCATGCGGCAACGGCGGCCGATAACGACGCGCGCTCGCGTGCCTTCTCGCGAATCGCGTGCACGATGAACTCCGCATCGCGCGCGACGCCGGAGAAACGCCCCGAGCCCCACGTATGCAGCCACGGCAAGCCGACGAAATACAAGCCGTCGATCGGCGTAATGCCACGCGTATGCGCCGGATAACCGCGACCGTTGAACACGGGTGCATCGAGCCAACTGAAGTCCGGCGTAAAACCGATGCACCAGATGATCGCGGCAATGCCGCTCGCTTCCAGATCAAGCGTGCTGCGCTCCTGTGCCGGACGCCAGACAGCTTCGTACGCGCCACCTTTCGGCGCGTCGATACCGCGCTTCTCGATGAAGCTGTCGATGCTCACGTTGATCCGGTTATACGTATCGTCCGCCGCATCGAGATTGGCCGCGAGCGTCGGCGAGAAATGGAAGTGGCCGTCGCGCAGATCGTCAAGGCGGCCGTACAACTCCATGCCTTCGGCGGCGAATTTGCGCAGATCGATATCTCGGCCACCATCGCGTCCCGTCACGTAGTGATTGGTGTTGTCGCGCACGCCTTCGCGCAACGGATGCTTTTCGACCGGCATATCGTAGTACTGCATGTCGGCCAGCCAGTCGACCACGTCGCGGCCACGATAGAAGCGCGCGCAACGCGGCGCCTCGCCGACCGCCAGCACCACCTCCCGGCCGGCCAGATGCAAATCTTCCGCGATCTGCGCGCCGGATTGCCCGGTGCCGACCACCATCACCGCGCCATCAGGCAGCGCCTGCGGGTTGCGATACGCCGACGACTGCAGTTGCACGATTCGCGCGGGCAAGCGCTCGGCCAGTCGCGGCACGATCGGCGTGTGGTAGCCGCCCGAGGCCACCACGACCTGATCCGCGGTGAAATCGCCCTGCGTCGTCCTGATCGCGTAGACGCCGTCGTCGCGCTGCTTGACGCGTTTGACTTCAGTACGCTCCATCAGCGGCGCATCGACATGTTCAATGAAGCCGTCGAGGTACGCCACGATCTCGTCCTTCCTCATGAAGCCGTGCGGATCGTCGCCACGATACGGATAATCGGGCAGCGCGCATTGCCAGTTCGGCGTGACCAGACAGAACGCGTCCCAGCGCTGCTCGCGCCACGTGTGCGTCACGGTGTTCTTTTCCACGACCAGATGGTCGATGCCGGCCTCTTTGAGGTAATAGCTGACCGATAGACCCGCCTGTCCGCCACCGATGACGAGCACGCTGTAATGGCCCTCGGCGCGCGCGTGATGTGCTGGATTTGACATGATGCGTCCTCTGAAAGAATAAGCACCTAGCTGAATTCGATGACCTTGACGGTCGCGTCCGGCCGATCGCGAAAGCGCGCCGCATCGCGCTCGATCTGCGCAAGCTGGTCCATCGCCGCCGAGCAGGCAAAGCCATATTTCTCGCGCACCCGCTCGGACGCGATACCTAGCGCCTGCCGCGATCGCGCGACGAAATCCTCCAGCTCGTAGGCCTCGCCCGGTGTGAAAAAATCGCCGATCACGAGCGAGGGCGAATAACAGTTCGCTTCGTCGCCATCGGGCCATTGAATGCGAAAGTGCATGACAGGCATCGCTACTCCTCGAATCAATGGGTAGGTACGAACACTATCGCGTCGTGCCCATGTATCGTCAAAACCGTCGCCAGTTCGAGCGTGTGCACGACGCCGCCGCGCGGGTTGACTGTGCACAACGCGCTCATGTCACGTCACCCTTCCCGACAATGAACGGCTCGCGCTGAAAATCCCACAACGTTGCAACATCGTCCCGCTGATGCAGGACCACCTGGCTCGTTGCATCAACGGAACCGATCACGGCGCAGGAGAGAGCACGCGCGTCGAACCGGGCCTGCACGGCATCGACATGCTCGGTCCGCACGGATAACAGATAGCCGAAACTCGGAAACGCGGTCACCCAGCGTTCCAGCGCCACGCCGCCGGGTTTGGGAATGCGCGCGAGATCGATCCGCGCCCCCACTCGCGAGCACTCGAGCAACATCAACGCCGTGCCGAGCGTACCCGCCATGCTGATATCTTTCGCGGCATCGCACAGGCCGCTTTCCGCCAACTGAGGCAGCAGTTCCAGATCGCCCCGCAAACGCTCGCCCGGTGCATCCACCGAAGCATTCCAGAACGGATACGGTTCTTCAAAACGGCCACGCAGATCGATCGCCATCATCAGACTGTCGCCCGGTTTCGCGTTGAAGCTCGACAGCAACGCCTTGGCGCGGCCGATAATCGACACCGCCAGTTGCGCCGCGTCGCTGCGCGTATTCGTGTGGCCGCCGACAATCGGCACACCATACGCGACCGACGCCGCCGCCATGCCCGCCAGCACCTCGTCGGCCGCGCCGATGCCCGGACTCCACAACGCATCCACCACCGCCAGCGGCCGTCCGCCCATCGCATAGATATCGCTGACGTTGACCATCACGCTGCTGTAGCCGGCAAACCACGGCATGGCGCTCACAAAATCGCTGACCATGCCTTCGATGGCGAAGAGCAGATAGCCGTCGCCATCGGCGAGCGCGGCGCAGTCGTCGCCGAGCGCCACGGCTTGCGCGAGATCGTGCGTGCCGCGAGGCAAACGCTTCGCCAGCGCGCCGACCACGTCGACGATATCGGTCTTGTGACGGAACCCACGGCTTTCGCGCAAGCTGGCGACGAGTTCGGCGACGGTCATGCCGCACTCCGCACGGGCTCGGGACGACGCGAATACGCTTGCGCTTGCGTCCGCGTGACGAAACCGCCAAAGGGCGTCACACACGGCGGATACCGGTCCAATTGCGCCTGCATCAGATGATGCGGCCTGCCCAGCAGGGTTTCCTCCGCGAGCACGTCCCAGTGCATCGCGCGAAAGAGCGGCACATTCTGGCTCTGCACATGCGCTAGGAACGTCTCACAGCCCAACGCATGTGCGCTGCTAACCGCAAGACGAATCAGCGTCGCGCCGATCTTTCCATGCCGACGAAACGCCGCGTGCACGGCGAGCCGCGAACCGAACCACACGTTGTCGTGATCGCGATGAATCCGCACGGCGCCGACCACCTGCTCAGGCATGCCGCCAAGACAACTGACGGCCACCAGTTGCTGCGCGTGCGGATCGATATCATCACGATCATCCGCGGCGAAAATGCCTTGCTCGATGCAGAACACCGCCCGCCGCAATTTGAATGCCGCTTCGGCTTCCCAATTCAACGTGGTCCACTTGATGCGGAATTCGTTCGGCGCATACGGCGCGAAATCGACGTCACCATCCAGCGCCTCGCCTGCAATCGCTTCACCGAACATGATCACTCCTCGTACGACGACAGCGACGAACACGCGCCGCATTTACCGCAGCCCGCCTTGATATCGCTCGAACGCATGGCCGCGGCGTTGAGCATGCCGCCAAGCGGCTGCAACACCGACTTCATGAATTCGGGCGTAGGCGCCGGATGATCTTCGAGCGGCGTGCCGCTGATCGGCACGAACGGCACGACAAACGGATAGACGCCCAACTCGATCAACTCGCGCGACATCGCCAGAATCGCTGCCGCGCTATCGCCGAGCCCCGCGAGAATGTACGTACTGACCTGGCCGCGTCCGAATACGGCGACGGCGGACTTGAACGCTTCCATGTAGCGCGACAGTGGCACGCTCGCCTTGCCCGGCATGATGCGTTCGCGCAAAGCGGGCGTCACCACTTCCAGATGCATGCCGAGCGTGTCGATGCCGCTCGCTTTCATGCGCGCGAACCAGCGGTCGTCGTCGGGCGGCTCGCATTGCGCCTGGATCGGCAGATCGACCGCGGCCTTGATCGCGAACGCGCTCTCGCACAGAATCTGCGCGCCGCGATCCGGCGTGGGCGGCGTGCCCGTGGTCAGCACCATATGCTTTACGCCGTCGAGCAAGACCGCCGCACGCGCCACTTCCGCGAGTTGCTCCGGCGTCTTGCGCGCAATCGTGCGGCCCGCCGCGAGCGACTGCCCGATTGCGCAGAACTTGCAACTCTTGCGCCGGCTCTCGTAGCGAATGCAGGTTTGCAATACGGTCGTAGCAAGCACGTCCGCGCTATGCAATGCGGCGATATGCGAGTACGGCACGCCGTCGAGCGTCTGCATGCCGTAGAAACGCGGCGCCTTCGGAAAGCTGATGTTGGCGATTGGAATCGTGCCGCGCAATAGCGCGCTCGACCCGCTCGCGTCCGGCGTCTGCGCGACGAATGGCGAGTGCCACGCGGTGCTCGTATGCACGGGCACCATGATCGTCACGCCGTCCACCGTTACCGCCTTGTGATCCGACGGACCCGCGCCACCGCGCCGGCTCGCCGCGCCCGCATCCGGCGACACGAGCCGCAAACCGGTCGACTGCAACTCAGTCATCAATTGCCGGCTCTGCGCCGACAGCGACTCGCTGGCGTTCATCGCATCCTCCTTCGGTTGAATTGAAATCGACACTCGATGCGGCCGGCCACGCCGGCATCGGCGCCACGGTTTCCGCGGGCCGCCGGTTGATCGCGAGACTCAGCAATTCGGGCCGCGCGTAATGACCGACCGAATCCATCATGCGTTTGCGCTTGGTGATCAAGGCCATGTCGAGATCGGCGATCACCATGCCCTCACCCTCGCGCAGCGGCTCGGCGAGATGCTGGCCTTCCGGCGACACGATCGCGGTATTGCAGCCGCCCCGCAGCGCCTTCTGCAAATTCGTATCCGGCGTCACGGAAGCAATCTGCGCCTCGGTGAGCCATCCCGTTGCATTGACGACGAAGCATCCCGACTCCAGCGCGTGATGCCGGATCGTCACCTCGATCTGCTCGGCGAAGATCGGCCCCACGAGAGAACCGGGGAACTGGCTGCAATGAATCTCTTCGTGCTGTGTCATCAACGCATAGCGCGCGAGCGGGTTGTAATGCTCCCAACAGGCCAGCGCGCCGACACGTCCAACCGCCGTATTCGCCACCGTCAAACCTGAAGCGTCGCCCTGCCCCCAGATCATCCGTTCATGAAACGTCGGGGTGATCTTGCGGCGCTTGAGGACGATCCGGCCATCCACGTCGAAGATCAACTGCGTGTTGTAGAGACTGCCGTGATCGCGTTCGTTGACGCCGAGCACCACCACCATCCGATGCAAACGCGCCTGCTCGGCCACCGCCTGCGTCACCGGGCCCGGCACGATCACGGCCTCTTCATAGAGTTTCATGTGTTCGGCGCCGGACACGACCGGTGGCCGCACGAAAGAGAAGTACGGGTAATACGGCACGAAGGTTTCGGGGAACACGATCAGTTGCACGCCTTCGCGTGCGGCTTTCCCGATGGCCTCGCAAACCTTCTCGAGCGTGCCGCCGCTGCGCTCGAAGTCGGGTGCGATCTGAACCGCTGCGGCGCGCACGATACGTTTGTCGGACATGGTGGTCACTTGCCTCTCGTCAAACTGTCGTCAGACCGTCCATGTGTGGATGACCAACGCATTGTCCTTACGGTGAAGCAACTGGATGTCGAGCACGTCGAGCGGGCTGATCGGCCGAATGCCTTCGATTAGCGAAGCTTCGCCGTGTCCATACAGCGCCTGCAGTGCGAAGCGGCACGCGTAGACCTTGCCGCCCTCTTCCATGAACTTCATCAATTGTTTGTTGAAGTTCAGGTGGCCGGGAAATGCTTCATCGCCGAGTGTCGGAAAGCCGCGCTGCAAGCCGAGCGTAACGCCCGGTCCATACAGCAGCACCGATGTTTCGAAGCCCTTACGTTGCAGGCGCGTTGCCTGCAGCATATTGACGAAACCGATCGAGCCTTCGAACGCGACCGTATGAAACGTGACGAGCGCCTTCTCGCCCGGCTCGGCTTTCACGTCTTCGAAGACTTTCTCCTCGTAGTCGACAAGGTAATCGCCTTTCTGATGCAGCGGTTTGTTGACGGCTGGCATGACACTCTCCGATCAGGTTTGCTAAGTAAAAGAGGGCGCGCGTTCAAGCTGTGCGCGCTTCTTCCAATGCAACGGCCGTGCCATTGATCGGCCGCGCGAATGCGATCAATCAGCAATCAATTCCGTCTCGATTCGAAGTGCGACTCGAAAAATTTTGGGCGCGAAGGTTGCATACGACCCAGGCAATCAGCGCGAACGCCGTTGGCGCGGCGTTACCGCACCAGCCATGTGCGATTCGCGCATACGTACGTGTCGGCGTGGTGCAGTCATTCACCACGGTCGATCAATCCGATCATTGATCGCATGCAGATGCGATCAAGTTTTTTCAACGTGAATAGAGACCCGAAACCAATGAGCAGCCCGACACATCACTGGATCAAACGTCTCGCCGACATTCGCAAGCCGGCCTATCTGGCGATTCCCGATCTGATCGAAGAAGATCTCGCCACCGGGCGGCTGCGTCCACGCGACCGCTTGCCGGGGCTGCGCGATCTCGCCCTGGAACTCGCGCTGAACTACACGACCGTGGCGCGCGCCTACGCCGAAGCACGCAAGCGTGGCCTGCTCGATTCGCGCGCGGGCAGCGGCACGTTCGTGCGCGGCCGTACAGCCACTTTGCCGCTCGCGGGTGGCAGCAGCATCGAGATGTCGATGAACACGCCGCCCGAGCCGCCCGACTACGCGATGCGGCTGCGCGAATCCGCCGCACGGCAGATGGCCGATAGCGATCCTTATCAGTTACTGCGTTATCAGGACTTCGGCGGCTCGGCGGCCGACAAGGACGCGGGCGCCGAATGGTTGAGGCGCCGTGTGCCGCATTGCGACGCACAGAACGTGCTGGTGTGCCCCGGCATCCATAGCGCGCTGGTGGCGCTCGTCTCACAGCTCGCGCGGCCCGGCGGCACCATTTGCCTCGATGCACTCGCCTACCCCGGCATCAAGGCAATCGCCGCGCAACTCGGTGTGCGTCTGCAAGCGTTGCCGCGCGATGACGAAGGGCCGCTCGCGCACGCCTTCGAGGCGCTCTGCAAGACCGACAAGCCGAGCGCGTTCTATTGCAATCCGACGCTGCAGAATCCGAGCACGCTCACGCTCACGCACAAACGGCGCGAGGCGCTCGCCGACGTGGCGCTGCGCTACAGCGTGCCGATCATCGAAGACGATGCCTACGCGATGCTGCCGCAGAACGCGCCCGATGCACTCGCGAGTTTCGCGCCCGAACTGACGTATTACGTGACTGGTTTGTCGAAGAGTTTCGGCGCCGGTTTGCGCGTCGCGCATCTGCATGCGCCGACGCCGCGACAAACGCAGCGGCTAGC
The nucleotide sequence above comes from Paraburkholderia aromaticivorans. Encoded proteins:
- a CDS encoding Nit6803 family nitrilase yields the protein MSDKRIVRAAAVQIAPDFERSGGTLEKVCEAIGKAAREGVQLIVFPETFVPYYPYFSFVRPPVVSGAEHMKLYEEAVIVPGPVTQAVAEQARLHRMVVVLGVNERDHGSLYNTQLIFDVDGRIVLKRRKITPTFHERMIWGQGDASGLTVANTAVGRVGALACWEHYNPLARYALMTQHEEIHCSQFPGSLVGPIFAEQIEVTIRHHALESGCFVVNATGWLTEAQIASVTPDTNLQKALRGGCNTAIVSPEGQHLAEPLREGEGMVIADLDMALITKRKRMMDSVGHYARPELLSLAINRRPAETVAPMPAWPAASSVDFNSTEGGCDERQRVAVGAEPAIDD
- a CDS encoding MSMEG_0572/Sll0783 family nitrogen starvation response protein, translated to MPAVNKPLHQKGDYLVDYEEKVFEDVKAEPGEKALVTFHTVAFEGSIGFVNMLQATRLQRKGFETSVLLYGPGVTLGLQRGFPTLGDEAFPGHLNFNKQLMKFMEEGGKVYACRFALQALYGHGEASLIEGIRPISPLDVLDIQLLHRKDNALVIHTWTV
- a CDS encoding PLP-dependent aminotransferase family protein; the protein is MSSPTHHWIKRLADIRKPAYLAIPDLIEEDLATGRLRPRDRLPGLRDLALELALNYTTVARAYAEARKRGLLDSRAGSGTFVRGRTATLPLAGGSSIEMSMNTPPEPPDYAMRLRESAARQMADSDPYQLLRYQDFGGSAADKDAGAEWLRRRVPHCDAQNVLVCPGIHSALVALVSQLARPGGTICLDALAYPGIKAIAAQLGVRLQALPRDDEGPLAHAFEALCKTDKPSAFYCNPTLQNPSTLTLTHKRREALADVALRYSVPIIEDDAYAMLPQNAPDALASFAPELTYYVTGLSKSFGAGLRVAHLHAPTPRQTQRLAGALRATTVMASPFTVTLATQWIVDGTAADMLNAIRNESRARQAIASRMLEAWPYEAHPDGFHLWLPVPMESGWSASELALQLRNQGIAAVAGAAFSTDGNPPNAMRVCLGGSKTRDECEEALRIVAETLDHPHHLHSPVM